The Armatimonadota bacterium genomic sequence GTCTGCAGGATGTCTGCCTGGCTGCGCACCGTGAAGTCGTTCTCCTGGTGGGGAGCTAGGCGGTGGCGCTGGCGCAGCAGCTCCGTGAGCGCCTCCTGCGCGGCTGGCATCTCCTCGGCCGAGGCCACCTGCACGTGGATGGTCCGAACGTGCGTCACGCCGAAGAGGCGGCGCTGCGCGGTCGCAAGTGGGACGAATACAATGTCGTCGCGGTCGGTGAATGAGGTAGCGCCCTTCTCCTCCATGACGCCGATCACGGTGAAGGTGATCCCGCGGATCTTGATGCGCTGCCCTATGGGCTCGGTGTCGGGGAAGAGCCGGTCGGCGACGGTCTTCCCCACCACGGCAACCTTGGCCCGGCTACGCATCTCCTGCTCGGTGAAGAACTCCCCCCGTGCAGGCCGGAAGTTGCGCACCTCCTGGAACTCCGGGGTAACGCCCGAGATCTGGCTGATCACGTTCTCGGCCCGAAAGACCACCTGTGCCTGCCTCGAGTACTCGGCGCTGACGCCGGTCACGCCGGGGGTCGTCTTGCGGATCTCCTCGGCGTCCTCGATGTTCAGCGTCTGTACTGGATCGCCCCGGACGATCCGGGCGATCTGCGCCTGCCCGGCGAAGACCGTCAGCAGGTTGCTGCCCAGGGCCTGCACCTGATCGGTGACCGCACGGCGGGCACCCTGGCCGATCGCGACCATGGCGATCACAGCGCCGACCCCAATGATCACGCCCAGCGCCGTCAGGAGCGAGCGCAGAGGGTTCGCCGCCATCGCGCGCACCGCGATCCGGAAGCTTGCCCCAAGCGTCATGGCTGCACCGGCCCCCGTGCGACCACGGTACGCAACCGCACCGGAACATCGCCCACGATGTGGCCGTCCCGGAACAGAACGTGCCGCCGGGCGTGCGCCGCGATGTCGGCCTCGTGGGTAACCAGGATTACCGTGATCCCCTGCTGCGAGAGCCGATCGAGCACACCCATGATCTCGCCCGCGGTGGAGGAGTCGAGGTTGCCGGTCGGCTCGTCCGCCAGGATGATTGCAGGGGAGTTGACCAGCGCCCTGGCAATGGCGACGCGCTGCTGTTCGCCTCCTGAGAGCTGTGTGGGCAGGTGCCCGGCCCGCGCGCCCAGGCCCACCGAATCGAGCGCCGCGCGCGCGCGGGCACGTCGGTCCGGAACGCCAGCATACACCAGCGGCAGCTCTACGTTCTCGATCGCAGGCGTACGCGGCAGTAGGTTGAACGACTGGAACACGAAGCCCAGCCGCCGGTTGCGCAACCGGGCCAGCGCCTCGTCGCCCAGCGTGGTCACGTCGGTCCCGTCCAGCAGATAGGTGCCTGCGGTAGGCCGGTCCAGGCATCCCAGGATGTTCATGCAGGTGGACTTGCCCGATCCGCTGGGTCCCATGATGGCCACGAACTCGCCGGGCTCGATCGCCAGCGAGATGCCGCGCAGCGCGTGGACCTCCACCCCGTCCATGCGGTAGATCTTATCGACGTTCCTGACCTGAATCAGCGACATCGGGGAAGGCGCTAGCGCCTCGCCGGCGGACGAACCGGCATGAACGGGCTGGCCGGCTGCGTCCGCGTGGCGTTGCCGCCCTGGCGGCGCGAAGGCCCGAGGTAGACCGTCTGCCCCTGCTCGACGCCGCGCACGATCTCCACCTGCCGGCCGTCGCTGGCCCCGGTCTCGACCACTACCGGGATGAGCTTGCCATTCTCGATGATGATGAGCACCTTTGCATCCTGACCGCGCACCG encodes the following:
- a CDS encoding FtsX-like permease family protein; its protein translation is MTLGASFRIAVRAMAANPLRSLLTALGVIIGVGAVIAMVAIGQGARRAVTDQVQALGSNLLTVFAGQAQIARIVRGDPVQTLNIEDAEEIRKTTPGVTGVSAEYSRQAQVVFRAENVISQISGVTPEFQEVRNFRPARGEFFTEQEMRSRAKVAVVGKTVADRLFPDTEPIGQRIKIRGITFTVIGVMEEKGATSFTDRDDIVFVPLATAQRRLFGVTHVRTIHVQVASAEEMPAAQEALTELLRQRHRLAPHQENDFTVRSQADILQTFTSVSQTMTVLLGGIAAVSLVVGGIGIMNIMLVSVTERTREIGIRMAVGARRRDIMLQFLVESVALSVGGGLIGIGVGVMGSQLISRFAGWATLLSLQAVLLAFAFAVAVGVFFGLYPAQRAARLDPIVALRHE
- a CDS encoding ABC transporter ATP-binding protein, which encodes MSLIQVRNVDKIYRMDGVEVHALRGISLAIEPGEFVAIMGPSGSGKSTCMNILGCLDRPTAGTYLLDGTDVTTLGDEALARLRNRRLGFVFQSFNLLPRTPAIENVELPLVYAGVPDRRARARAALDSVGLGARAGHLPTQLSGGEQQRVAIARALVNSPAIILADEPTGNLDSSTAGEIMGVLDRLSQQGITVILVTHEADIAAHARRHVLFRDGHIVGDVPVRLRTVVARGPVQP